The DNA region TTTTCTCTTTTCTCACCCTCTCTTCCCCGGCGACTCCTCAGGCGACATTGCTCCAGCCACAGTCGTCGTCCCCCTATCTTCCCCGGCGACCTTGCTCCAGCCCCAGCCGTTGTTGCTTCCTGAATCACAAACAGGCCGACTCCCGACGATCGCCAAGACCGGAGACGTTGAGCCCGACGTTCGCCCAACATTACTGAGGTTAGTAATGCTTAGTTAGTTCTACTCCCCAatgatttttccattttttgcatgttgagtatgaagttttatgtttttagggttttagtttaggatttaggttttagttagggtttagggttgaaatgcttagttagttctattgttttggtttgaaatgCTTTGATCCGAGAAATGTAGTTTAATCTGAATGGTTTGTGAATGGGGCGTGGATCGTGGatcgtggggcgtgggggttgtgcgtggggcgtgggcgtgggcgtgggcgtgggcttgggcttgggcgtgggcttgggcgtgggcttTGGCTTGGGCGTGGGTAGGGCGTGGAGCGTGGGCGGGGCTTGGGCGTAGAGCGTGGGTTTGGGCGTGAGTGGGGCGTGAATTTAATTGCAATTCAATTGCGTACCACGCAATATGTAAAATGAATTTACATATTAATAAGCAGGGATAGCTTAGTTGGGAGAGCGTCTAACTAGAGATCTGAAGGTCAGGTGTTTAATCCACCTTCActgcaatttttttttctattggaaattttaaataaaccatGTGACATCCCTGGTAAAACAGAGTTGTTATGCTGTAATGGATTCTTTATCTAAAACTGACATTCAGATCTTCACCAGGAATAAAGTTTTTTTACCTTCAGATTCGATTTCAAAACCTCTAATTCGAAGCGCAATCAAACAGGATCATCACCGAGACCACAAAATGAGAATAAAGTGAAAGTACTGAAGAAAATGAAGTCTATCAAGTAAGTAGCTAGTAAATCGATGCGATTGATTATATGTAATTGAAGATTAATGAATTGACTATTTAGGTTACCGTTCTATAGAAGATGCCTCACGGTGAGATTGCGAGGAGAGGAACGATATCGCTGGATATAAGTAATTGTAATGATCTGAGTCTTGATTTGAAGAGCGACGCGGATTCAATGGAATGCGTTCGATCTCAATCTATGGATATGGTTTAAGTGTCTTAAGTACTATCAGCACATAGTATAAAATTGCCAATTATGGTTTATGGTATCAATTTAGACGACTTGCGAAACTTCCATGAAACTCGTTTTTCATTTTACTATTTGGCTTTTTGGGTGGAGAACTGGACAAGGAGATATGTTTAAGAATACATTTAACTGAATTGCCTGGTAAATGTCATATTTCACAATGATATCCTAGGACTCTGTCTTGAAGGTGTGCTTCAATGAATTTtctcattcaaaattttatgacTGCAGCAGTGTTTTGTTCCAGCttggaaattttatatttcacaaTGATATACTAGGACTCTGTCTTGATGGTGTGTTCCAATGAATTTCTCATTCAAAATACTATGACTTTAACAGTGTTCTGTTCCAGCTGGGAAATTTTATACTGTTTGGAAAATTATGAACCAATTAATGAATGAAGTAAGAGGTGTTAGAAGCTCCTTTGATTCATGTGACTTGTGATGATATGATATACCGAGTGCGAATACTTTAGAGCTCCATGGAACACCCCTGTTTTACTTAATTCTGCAGCTCATATTTGGCTTCTTTGATAGGGAGGGGTTGAAAAGGCAATATGTCTAAGAATACATTTTACCATTCATGGATGTTATAACTGAATTCTCTCTATATTCTGCCTAGGAATTGTCATATTCCACGATGATAGACATTTAGCTCTTTGTCATGACGATGCTTCAATGGATTTTCTCATTCATAATACAAGGTCTGCAAGAGTGTCCACAATAAATGCATAAGAGAGTGTATTGTGTTTGGGCATACTTTGAAAGAAGGAACTCTGCTAGCGGCTTATGTTGGAGTTTTATTTGATGCTATTATTTTGTCACATATATACttcaatatatttgtattattgttattaaaattaactgttaatgttgtttctaaaacattttgttctatttgaattgatatatgagatctcttttattttttgagaTGATGCGTTTTTTTCTTCATTGTCTTTTTTCTAAGAACTTTTTCTTCTagtttttaatgttaaattttaatttgtacaCTTTTAGAATACTCTAATTTGCATTACAAATTAACAGTTGTGGCTTAACATAATTTTGTTtgcatatatttataataataatagaaaacaaATGACTACTTaaacataaacatttatataatttacttaaacaCAAACTTGTTTATAAATCTGTTTTACCAGGGATGTCACATAGTTTGTTTAAAATTTCCAGTTTTACCAGGGATGTCACATAGtttgtttaaaatttccaatagaaaaaaaacttttgcggTGAAGGTGGATCGAACACCTGATCTTCAGTCTGACGCTCTCCCAACTGAGCTATCCCCGcttgttaatatatttattaaattcgtTTTACATATTGCGTGGTATGCAATTGAATTGCAATTAAATCCACGCTCAAACCCACgctccacgcccaagcccacgcccttGCCCCAcccacgcactaccccacgccctcgcacaacccccacgccccacccccacGATCCACGCCCCATTCACAAACCATTCAGATTAAACTACATTTCTCTGATCAAAGcatttcaaaccaaaacaatagaactaactaagcatttcaaccctaaaccctaactaaaacctaaatcctaaactaaaaccctaaaacttcATACTCAAcattcaaaaaacaaaaaaatcattaggGAGTAGAACTAACTAAGCATTACTAACCTCAGTAATGCTGGGCGAACGTCAGGCTCAGCGTCTCCGGGGCTTGGCAATCGTCGGGAGTCGGCCTGTTTGTGATTTCAGGGAGCAATAGCGGCTGGGGCTGAAGCAAGGTCGCCGGGGAAGATAGGGGGACGGCGGCTGTGGCTGGTTGGGGCTGGAGCAATGTCGTCGGGAAGAGATGGGGAGAAAACGGGAAGGAGAAATTGggggaaaaagaaaaggaagaagaagaaaaaaaaaggttagtaagggtaaaaaggaaatttttttataaaaaatgttaaaaataaaatttgatgtttttgaggTTAAATATGAGGATGACCCttgagggtcatttgatcaaatttccccatGTTAACACCCCAAACCCTTTTTCTTTATAGGATGTGTGCGTGTATGCGTGCACTAAGTTTTGTcggtttataattattttagttgatttataattcaaaatattcgaTTTGGTcggtttataattatttcggttgattttttattggttcaatttttttttcttcttaaattcttagttcaaatatatattataaaaatgtttaaaagtaAAATCTGCATTAATTAGCTTGCacgaagatttaaaaaaaaatgcttcCTTTTCCAATGCTAAGTATATACATTCATTTATCCATAATTACACtacttattttcttttcaattttggaAATAGTTCATTTAGATTTTATTccactaattttaaatatttacatataaacACAATTTGAgagtttaaacatttaattattcgtccaaataatattatactatatatatatatatatataaaatggaaCATCAatgtgattaaaaaaaataaaaggcatttataatttcaattttttgaaaaaatataattgtcaaattaatgaatgatttttttctaTTGTCTCTACAATCTAAAACCAGTTTACTAAAATTCTTAGTGCCATTCTCCAAATATAAGAGTTAACTCGTGAATAGTAAGAAATCACTTTAACGTTATTAACAAACATTTGAATCTTGTTTTATACTAACTTTCGGTCTAGAACGAACTCAATCTCCTCCATAGATTCTCAATCAATATGCATTGAATGAAGGAATTAGTCCATTCGGGTAATAACTCGTCCAAATGTCCCAGAGAGAGCATCAAATGGAGCTCATAATGTCTAAAATGCAAAGCTTGGTTGTCCAATTCTCTTAATTGGCCGCGGGAGTTTGAGAGCAGATTAGAATCTCAACCTGTAATACTGCCGCAAACTACACCAGAGTTGTCTGATATTTTATCACTGCCTGCACCACCACAATATTCTATTACTATTGACAGACTAAGACGTGATATTAGACCTCCTCGAAGACTTGGTGAAGCTGATTTGATTATTCATGCATTGAGTGTTGTAGAAGATATTGATTTTTATGAAGAACATTCTTTATATTATGATGTAGTCACTTGTGATGACTCTGATAAGGGGATGATTGTAATACAAGAAGAGATGAAATCTCTTCATAAGAATGGTACGTGGAACCTCGTAAAATTACCCGTTGGAAATAAGGCTATTCGTTGTAAGTGGGTGTATTAAAGAAAAGGAATGTACACATGTCATTGAATATACAAGGTTTAAAGCGAGACTGGTTGCGAAAGGTTATAGTCAAGTTCCAGGGATTGATTTTACTGACGTGTTTTCTCCGGTtgtgaaatatattttgattgaaataTTACTTGGCATCGTGGCGATGCATATTTTGGAGCTTAATAGTTAGATGTAAAAACTGTGTTTCTACACAGAGTTTTAGATGAAGACatttatatgcatcaacctAAAGGATTTACAGTCTTAAGAGAAGATGactatatttgttatttatagtttaaaacaATCGTCAAGGTCGTGGTATAAAAGTTTCGACTCTTTTATGACCATCATGACTTCAAGAGAGGTGATTTTGATAGTTGCGTCTACTTCAAAATTCTCTATATGTTCAACAATTTTTACGTTAGTTATGTGAGTTCTCCATTATCAACTCGTTTTAAACTCTCTTTAACTATGTCACGCAGTCTGATGAGAATATCGAATATTTGTTATGAGCTCCATATTTCATTGCAACTGGTTCActtatgtatgcaatggtttgtacTCGATTAAATTTGACATATTTAGTAAATGCAGTTAGCACTAGTAGATACATTATAAATTCAGGTAAAGAGTATTGGAGAGCAGTTTGGTGGttcttatgttatttaaaaagttcaaTTGACGTTCACCTACGGTTTGGGAGGACTAAAGATGGAGTTGTCGGTTATGTCGACTATGATTTTGCTGACAATCTAGACAGAAAAAGATCGTttgaatgttttgttttttgtaTTGGCGGTTGTGCGATTAGTTGGAAAGTTACTCTACAGAGTTCAGCCGCGTTGTCAACTATTGAGATAAAATACATGATCATTACAGAAGTTTGTAAAACTAATATTTGGCTTAAAGGCCTATTCGGAGAATTCAAGAAGGATTTACAAATGACAACAATCTTTTGtgatagtaaaaataatatttttctaacaaaacaCATTGATATGCGATATCATTTTGTATGTGATGTTACTGCTCGTGTTGATATTATTGTGAGCAAAATTAGTACTGTTGATAATTCTACTGATGACGAAGGCGCTCCCCATTGCTAAGTTTGAGCATTGCTCGAACTTAGTTAGTTTTGGTTGTTGAAGCCCATAGAGCTATTGAAAGAGGTGAAGATTGCTATGTTTATTGTCTATATTTTGAAGATCAAATTTTCTCTTGACATACTGGATCTGTGTCAAGGTAAAGATTATTAGATTATGGTGATCTAGATGTGTTTTAATCGAAGTCTGAGCCTAAACTcatgatataataaataatataaagtaaaataaaatcttaattatttgatattcaTACTGAACAAACACGCTAATATTGGTCATGGTTTAGTAACAAACACGAATATtggtcatttttattataaattttgtgttatttatttattttttttattgatattttatttttctttatcttaATTAGTTTCGTAttgatatcatattttttaactaagGTTAAAAACAATTATGATGACACAAAGACAACTGGAAACCTTTTAAACTCAACTTGAACGGTTATTTGTTTGAAGAATTTGGAGATTTCAAAAGGTTTAAAAACTTCAAGagtataagttaaaataaaaaacctatCTTGAACCTTCAATCAATCTTACAACATTTCTTTAACTTCGGAGAAACCCTAATAGTGGTTGATCCCAGGCCATCGACTACTACCGCCGGAGGCATGTCTATGCTCGATGATCGGACCCTTTCCCTTTGGGTCAATTACTTTAAGGGAAACAGGTTTAGCAGATACGGAATCGAATATATGAAGAAGCTGGTTGATATTGAGATCAACCCTGAGTTTATGTTGCAAATGCAAAGGAGATGGGACACTCGTACTCACACATTTCGATTTGGGAATCATGAGATGTGTCCAACAATTGAAGAGTTCAAGGCAATCCTCGGGATACCGGATGAAAGACAAATCTTACATTTTAAATGGCTTGATTCAATAAAGCCAGTATTGAAGAAAGAATTTGGGTTCACGAAGCATATTATGAAGAGGATTACAAAGCATCACGCGCTAGACTTGATGGAGTTGAGCAAGGAAGTCATGAGTGGAATTTACATCCCGGAAAATGAGAGAACGCAACTATTAACTATAGTCATCATCCTGGCTCATTACTTGCTATCCCCTGAAGATAACAAACCATCAAATTATGTCTTAAAAGTGGCGATTGAACTGACTAATAGGAATAAAGATCCAAGTGCAATCATACTTGCAGAAACTCTCATGGGGCTTGACAAATCTATGGGTAAGAAGGAGATTCTGAAACAGGGTAGTCCACTCCTATTGCAGATTTGGTTGTTGGACAAGATGGGAGTTTTACAGCCACCCCCGCCATCAATAAAATGGATGTCTCCATTAATGCAGATGGAACGCCTCTTGAAAGTTCAGAAAATTGATTTGGTGAAGtcttttgatgatgatgacaCTCCTCAGATGATTAGGTGCACGATGCCTTGGTATGGCATTAAGAAGATGGCATACTCTATGGAGGGGATACCGATCATCTTCTTGCTAGGCCTAAATGAGACCACCTTTTATATTCCTGGGCGCATACCACAGCAGTTTGGGTTATCATTGGTGCCACTCATGCCAACAGGAGCAATTATACACGTACCCAAGTTTACACAATCCCTGCACAATAACTTTCCAGAGAAATGGAAGAGCATTCAACGAATGTCAATCATCGAtcatgaagatgaagatgacgAAGAGGACCTGATGTCAgaaattcttaattcttaaacGCCAAGATTGTGCCATTTCTAAGGTATTTAAGATGAGATTGGAAGAAGAGGGGAAAGCAAAGTCAATTTAGCCGTGTGATAATTTtgcttaaaattttgaaaagaatgTTTAGTACAAATTGTTTCAAAGAGTTTAAATAATGATGATCTTCATaaattatgttgaatttatGGAATTCTAACAATGGTTTTTGGTATCTCTTATTAAACAAAAccattaaaatatgtaagtgGATACTTTTTCATTTCATATATTCTTAGACTTTTCATATAGCTTTTCATTATCTCATTCAATGTATATATCTCTATCTATCTATTGTCTATCAATGAAGAGACacaatacttttattataatctTCTCTTAAATGTTGAATTTTGAACCATGAAAATTAAGTAGTgaatatattaagatataaaatatattaaactccaaaaagtaaaaatttaCATCAACTTTGAAATTTGAATGGAAGCCTCTCCTTTCTTCTCCTTCTGTTTCAGCCAGTTTGTTTTATCATGTACACTGTAATTCTTTAGTCTTTACTCATTTTCGGCTTTTATTgacaaaaataacttttatgagGATGCTCTAATATGACAGCTCTTGATGAACTTATCAGAAAAGTTCACGTACTTGGTCCAAAGTGACTTAAACTGTGGGAAGGCTATATCTAGCCATGGCTTTGCTCTTCCATTGAAATGTATTACACCAGCTCTTTCTGCATCTGCCATACTTGTATTATCTTGGTATCCTAGGCCTAGCATGTGCCAGAACGGATCAATAACATGTAAATAACCATTAAATGCAATTAGACCAGGCGGCAATGTCCCCAGCTGCCACAAACTCAAGTCGGACTTCAAATTCTGCATTTATAGCCAAAGGAAAACACAACTCATGATAAAATTCTGCATAatggtatattttttttattagattttctACCTGTTCAAGCCAGTAATGATAGGTGCGACTAATGTTTGTCTTCCTCCATGCCTCTAGATCAAAGATGTTCATCCCATAGGCCCAAGCACATTCGTTAGGATTAAAATTCTCAGCAATCAAAGGATGTGAGAAGTTCAAATAGCTCTTGAATCGTTTCGACATTACAAACTTATCTTCTCCTCTGCATGTTTCCACAGCTCCATTTACTTTTCCTTTCATGTCAATATCCCACAGAGGTGTCAAATCTGTTTGAACCACGACGTCGTCGTCTAGGAATACAATTTTATCAAGACTCGGAAACAGCTGCACAGGACAAAAAGAAAATcctattattgaaaaaaaaatgttctagCAAAAGACTATCCTTTATTATAAATGCTTATTACCTCAGGGAGATGTATCCTTATATGGTTCATCAATGAATTGTACTTTGGACTAAGTGCTTGTAACTTTGCAGCAATGATTCGAGGTTTCTCAGTGTTGTTTGCAATAATTGCAGAAGACCCACCTCTGAATTGAGACCTGAGTTTCTGATCTTTCTCCATAGCTTCCAATACAGGGACCTTTCCTTTTGTGAACCAGTCAAAATGATGCAACCCCTTCACTTCAATAATAGCTGGATTCAAAGGGTGCAAGGAGAACCAAGCTTGCATAGGAGAGTAAGTCTTCCTGTCTGTGATTACGTGCACTACTATTTTGTTAGGATTCAGACAATTTTGAACAAGAGATTTCGCCACAACAGAGGCTGCTAAAACGTTGTCCGAAGCAAATACAAAGTGGAAGAGAGAGTTATCAACAAGAGAAGGAACGTATTGGGCTGACGGGAGCTGGAGACGAGCGTTTGCGTTTGTGGAATGCTCATCAGCTAGCTTTAGAGCAAGACAATGCAACTGCTTTGGAATGCTGCTGGATGCTACGTGTCGATATAGGTACTCTTGAATTTTGGCTTTTCTTGTATTCTGTTCAAGTTGAGTTACCATATCTCTTAGCCTGCTAGCAAATGTTTTAGCGTCCGCTCTTTCCTTTTTCATTTCCTCCACGAAGTCCTCCAATGTCTGCGGCGTTTCATTATCATTATCACTTGCGGGTTCCTctagaatttgatatattactTCTGGGACTGTAGCAATATCAGAATTTTGACGACCCTTTAAGTAATTTATCGGAAAAAGTTTAGTTTTCTTCTTCCCTAGGCATCCTGTAGAACAAAGTTTCAAGAAACTCAAACTTATACGAATGAAGATAAATTTTACCAAACTAAGAATGAAATACATACCAAGAGTTGAACATCTTGTTTGGCCATCTATGTTATCAACGGAGGTTAACACGAACAAGAAACGAATAAGAAAAGTGAAGAAGATCAGGGAATAGAAGATCATAGGATAGGAAACCTTCCTGGAGGCAACTTTAACTTTGATGAATTCTTTAACACCTTTTGTGGGGAGAAGAGTGACATGTCTTAAACTTGGAGATATGTGAAGCTGCATTTTGTGTTAGCATAGGATGATGAACTGGATGAGagttgtcttcttcttcttcttcttctgggAATTGAAGCCAAATAAGGAAGGAATTGAATTGAGTTTCAAATGGTAGGGGAAAGGGTTGCTATCAGTCACCTAATTAAGCTTGCTTAGCATCTGGTTTATTGTGTTCAAGAAGTCCTCTATCCTCTCATAAGTTGtgatttctctctttttttctgCTTAAAGTTTTTTTCCTGAGGAAAAAGACTTGAACTTGCTTGAGAAGAACATGTGTTAGTTAACTTGGCAGTTCTTACattcatataatataaaaaggGGTTTGCTTTACTTTGCCtccaaaagaaaaataaaaaaactttgtGGGTGTTTCTGGTCTTGAAGGGAACAGCACTTCTAAAGTGAAAATGACCCTCTTTCTTTCTATATAATATGCAGAGGGATTGATGTTTGGTTGTTGAAGTGAAAACTACAGGTAGATgggaaaatataatttttattttgtgatgCCAGAATTTCTGGtatttttgtttaaagaatttttctgtttttagaaaaagaaaactaAGTTATTTATCATGGGAATGTATTTTAAGGTTGCTATATTACATATTCTTCTCTCcctttatagaaaaaaaaatactatatttatCCTTTAAAATGTACACATAACTTAAAAATCTTTGTTAGTATGTTTAATGTTGCtaaaagtttttatattttataaattaacgGTATTAAAAAAGAGATGTTAAATGTCTACAAACCTTCATTGCAATTAACTATATTTTACCCCAGATTTTTACAATATCAATATACTTCACTTTCCGTCAATTTCATTCAACTATTTTCCCATTAATTTCATCCGTTTTGACTATATCGTTTTACCGTATATGCAAAATTGAATAAAGATTTTGAAGGCATACAGTATAATTTGAACATccaaaaacaatcaaaataatgtatttttttttttaaattgtacaaATATGGTTTTTATCCCACGATAAATGATGATATTTTGAGACGTAGAAGAAGACATAGTAATCAAGCAAATAATCTACGTTTTGAGATGTAGTATAAACGAAGGCGAGAATGAGATAACAAATAAGTGTTAGACACACAGTGACAAATTCAGAGCTAGATTTCAACGGATGCTCCAAAATTTATAaagtataatttgtttttactaTAAAACACTTAtatcaaaaaataaagtataattaataatgttaataataaagATACAAAATCATGTcgatactaataaaatattaatcctTTTACAATTCAACTACTATTAGACGTACAAACAAATGGAGACAATTGAGTTCTTCGGGTGttcatttgttgaaaatgttGTAAAATTTGTTCATTATTAATTGTGACAAAAATCTCTCTCGATGTATACTACCAAACTGTCGTTCATTCACTCATCACTCATTCTATTACGTAAATCAGTCTTGATAATTTTCATTGCAGAAATGACTCTTTCAACAGAAACAATCGTAATAGGTAAAATTAATACTAACTCAATCAACCGATATATCAAtgcaaaaactctatatttctcAGTTTCAACCATCTTCTTAGCAAGACTTTCCAAATCTTGaattatagaaaattaatttcgTACATTTTGAATGTAAGTCTGAAGTTGGTTCTCAAGTACTATACAGTTAGTTAACGAAAAATTCTCCAGATAAAGTTCAGTAAGGTAGAGTATCTTACCAatatcaaattgagaaaatgagtCCTTTGGATCTAAACAAGCATTGCAAATAAGTACCTTCGTAGTTGATTCCGAAAAACGATTATTCATCTCTTGAATTATCGTATAAAAAAcctattaatataaaaataaaaagcgaataaaaaatgttattagaaaacaataaaagatTTTTTGCCTATACACTATACATTAATATAGTACAATTTTTCTTGCAGCCACATGCaattataaatgaatacttTATTTGGTAAAGTTTAACATCAAAATATAGCATATTAAGGGTATCTATCACAAAAACATACTTTAAGGATATATTTCAAAATCGGTCATACATAGAGAAGTGACTTTTATGGAACTagcccaaaaaaaatataaaccaaaCAAAGCACATTATTCAAAAAATGGGTAAGAGAGGCTCGAACTCATTTTGAATGTAAGTCTGAAGTTGGTTCTCAAGTACTATACAGTCAGTTAATGAAAAATCCTTCAGATAAAGTTCAGCAAGGTAAAGTATCTTACCAatatcaaattgagaaaatgagtCATTTGAATCTAAACAAGCATTGCAAGTAAGTACCTCCGTAGTTGATTTCGAAAAACGATTGTTCATCTCTTGAAATCATCGTATCAAGAacctattattataaaaaaaatgttattagaaaacaataaaagatTTTTTGCCTATACACTATAGTACATATTTTCTTACAGCAACATGCAATTATAAATGAATACCAAAAACACACTTTAAAGGTATATTTCAAAATCGGTCATACATAAATAAGTGACTTTTAGGGAACTAGTCCCCAAAAAACATAAACTAGACAAAAcacattattcaaaaaaatggGGTGAGAGAGGCTCGACCTCAGGATTACTCGTAGAAGCTATGAGACCTACGCGCTAGCCAACTGCGCCACCACCCCTTTGTAGTGATATTTGTCATttctagttatatatatatatagagagaaaaatatataattcataattaatttgtataaattatactCAAACTTTTCACAAAAGTCAAGAGTACTTAAGCCCCTTCTTG from Impatiens glandulifera chromosome 5, dImpGla2.1, whole genome shotgun sequence includes:
- the LOC124940698 gene encoding probable galacturonosyltransferase 12, with translation MQLHISPSLRHVTLLPTKGVKEFIKVKVASRKVSYPMIFYSLIFFTFLIRFLFVLTSVDNIDGQTRCSTLGCLGKKKTKLFPINYLKGRQNSDIATVPEVIYQILEEPASDNDNETPQTLEDFVEEMKKERADAKTFASRLRDMVTQLEQNTRKAKIQEYLYRHVASSSIPKQLHCLALKLADEHSTNANARLQLPSAQYVPSLVDNSLFHFVFASDNVLAASVVAKSLVQNCLNPNKIVVHVITDRKTYSPMQAWFSLHPLNPAIIEVKGLHHFDWFTKGKVPVLEAMEKDQKLRSQFRGGSSAIIANNTEKPRIIAAKLQALSPKYNSLMNHIRIHLPELFPSLDKIVFLDDDVVVQTDLTPLWDIDMKGKVNGAVETCRGEDKFVMSKRFKSYLNFSHPLIAENFNPNECAWAYGMNIFDLEAWRKTNISRTYHYWLEQNLKSDLSLWQLGTLPPGLIAFNGYLHVIDPFWHMLGLGYQDNTSMADAERAGVIHFNGRAKPWLDIAFPQFKSLWTKYVNFSDKFIKSCHIRASS
- the LOC124940699 gene encoding uncharacterized protein LOC124940699, which produces MSMLDDRTLSLWVNYFKGNRFSRYGIEYMKKLVDIEINPEFMLQMQRRWDTRTHTFRFGNHEMCPTIEEFKAILGIPDERQILHFKWLDSIKPVLKKEFGFTKHIMKRITKHHALDLMELSKEVMSGIYIPENERTQLLTIVIILAHYLLSPEDNKPSNYVLKVAIELTNRNKDPSAIILAETLMGLDKSMGKKEILKQGSPLLLQIWLLDKMGVLQPPPPSIKWMSPLMQMERLLKVQKIDLVKSFDDDDTPQMIRCTMPWYGIKKMAYSMEGIPIIFLLGLNETTFYIPGRIPQQFGLSLVPLMPTGAIIHVPKFTQSLHNNFPEKWKSIQRMSIIDHEDEDDEEDLMSEILNS